One genomic window of Terriglobales bacterium includes the following:
- a CDS encoding VWA domain-containing protein, giving the protein MARKSRNGRGSSRPSRTNTNRLFSLPVQGKARPLLLCLIWAFAVSVFPEARGQTATNADEVHVTPRVDPAKVTAPPVLDPALNTHTRALKKDVDLVLVPVTITDPMNRLVTGLDKENFAVFENKEVEEIRHFSSEDAPISLGVIFDMSGSMGNKLDKSKEAVVEFFKTANPQDEFFMVTFSDKPEVIADFTQSVEDIQGKLVETFSKGRTALLDAIYLGISKMRKAKYEKKALLIISDGGDNHSRYTENEIKSMVKEADVQIYAIGLFDLSPSTPEERSGPEMLAEVTDVTGGRTFNIGNPNELSDVATKIGIELRNQYVLGYRPKKPVHDGKWHKIKVKLIPPKGLPPLHVYAKTGYYAPSE; this is encoded by the coding sequence ATGGCCCGCAAAAGTCGTAACGGGCGCGGGTCATCTCGCCCCAGCAGGACGAACACGAATAGATTGTTCTCGCTTCCGGTCCAGGGCAAAGCCAGGCCCCTGCTGTTGTGCTTGATTTGGGCCTTCGCGGTCAGCGTTTTTCCAGAGGCCAGGGGGCAAACGGCTACTAATGCGGACGAAGTCCACGTAACCCCTCGAGTTGATCCTGCCAAGGTTACAGCGCCCCCGGTTCTTGATCCTGCGTTGAATACCCACACACGAGCGCTGAAGAAAGATGTCGACCTGGTACTGGTTCCAGTCACCATTACAGACCCGATGAACCGGCTGGTCACAGGGCTGGACAAGGAAAATTTCGCCGTATTCGAGAACAAGGAAGTAGAAGAAATTCGCCATTTTTCCAGTGAAGACGCGCCCATATCCTTGGGCGTGATTTTTGACATGAGCGGAAGTATGGGGAATAAGCTGGACAAGTCGAAAGAGGCGGTGGTTGAGTTTTTCAAGACCGCGAATCCGCAAGACGAATTTTTCATGGTGACTTTCTCGGACAAGCCCGAGGTGATCGCGGATTTCACTCAATCCGTTGAAGACATACAAGGCAAGCTGGTTGAGACTTTTTCCAAGGGCCGGACCGCACTGCTGGACGCGATTTACCTAGGCATCAGCAAGATGCGCAAGGCCAAATATGAAAAAAAGGCGTTGTTGATCATCTCTGACGGCGGCGACAACCACAGCCGCTATACCGAGAACGAAATCAAATCAATGGTCAAGGAAGCCGACGTTCAGATTTATGCTATCGGGCTTTTTGATTTGAGTCCCTCGACCCCGGAAGAACGTTCCGGGCCGGAGATGTTGGCCGAAGTCACCGATGTCACGGGCGGGCGTACCTTCAACATCGGAAATCCCAACGAACTCAGTGATGTAGCCACAAAAATCGGCATCGAACTACGCAACCAATATGTGCTTGGCTACCGTCCAAAGAAACCAGTGCACGATGGCAAATGGCATAAAATCAAGGTGAAACTCATACCACCCAAGGGGTTGCCGCCACTGCATGTGTATGCCAAGACGGGTTACTATGCGCCATCGGAATAA
- a CDS encoding sodium:solute symporter, translated as MRLDRLDLIIITLYLTGVTLFGLRFRKRQRSLRDYFLADRTIPWWAIALSIVAAETSTLTIISIPGLAYDTNLAFLQVVFGYLIARIIISIIFIPAYFRGEMLTAYQLIERRFGPRLRSVAAGLFLLTRAAAEGVRVFAVSIVIGIAIGTGEIASIAIITLLTLIYTFEGGMAAVIWTDVVQMAIYIGSTLVGFVTLLHLVPGGWPTIHTTAASFDKLRIFDFTPTFFRTYTFWAGIIGGTFLTTASHGTDQLMVQRLLSAKNKRESQKALLSSGIAILFQFTLFLLVGVALFVFYRQSPPAVPFGRSDRIFPTFIVTHMPGGISGLLIAAILAAAMSNLSAALNSLSSSSIVDFYLRRHPETSEARRLAVSRSATLAWGVVLFLLALLSRRGGRVLEVGLSIASVAYGAMLGIFLLGLLTRRANERGAMLGMVCGFAVEVWVWQFTHVPWTWYVVIGTAVTFAIGYIASIVSPAPRVDNHATSCF; from the coding sequence ATGCGGCTCGACCGGTTGGACCTCATCATCATCACGCTGTATCTCACGGGGGTCACCCTGTTTGGATTGCGTTTTCGCAAGCGCCAGCGCTCGCTCCGCGACTACTTCCTGGCGGACCGCACCATCCCGTGGTGGGCGATTGCGCTCTCTATTGTCGCAGCCGAAACCAGCACGCTGACCATCATCAGCATTCCCGGCCTGGCTTATGACACCAATCTCGCCTTCCTGCAGGTGGTATTCGGATATTTAATCGCCCGCATCATCATCAGCATTATTTTTATTCCTGCTTATTTTCGCGGGGAGATGTTGACCGCCTACCAGCTCATTGAGCGCCGCTTTGGCCCGCGCCTGCGCTCGGTGGCAGCGGGACTTTTTCTGCTTACCCGCGCCGCCGCCGAAGGAGTGCGCGTGTTCGCGGTTTCGATTGTGATCGGCATTGCAATCGGGACCGGCGAGATTGCGTCCATCGCCATCATCACGCTGCTCACTTTGATTTACACCTTTGAAGGGGGCATGGCAGCCGTCATCTGGACGGATGTTGTTCAGATGGCGATCTACATCGGCAGCACGCTGGTTGGATTTGTCACCCTGCTCCATCTGGTACCCGGCGGCTGGCCCACCATCCACACGACTGCCGCTTCATTCGACAAGCTGCGCATCTTTGATTTCACGCCGACCTTCTTTAGGACTTATACGTTCTGGGCAGGAATCATCGGTGGGACATTCCTGACCACCGCCAGTCATGGCACCGATCAACTCATGGTGCAGCGTCTGCTTTCCGCCAAGAACAAGCGAGAATCGCAGAAGGCGCTGCTTTCAAGCGGTATCGCCATTCTGTTTCAATTCACGCTGTTCTTGCTGGTGGGTGTCGCTTTATTTGTCTTTTATCGGCAGTCTCCTCCGGCAGTTCCGTTTGGCCGTTCCGACCGCATTTTCCCGACTTTTATTGTGACTCACATGCCGGGGGGGATCTCCGGCCTGCTGATCGCAGCCATTCTGGCGGCAGCCATGTCGAACCTCAGTGCCGCCCTGAATTCTCTCTCATCGAGTTCGATCGTTGATTTTTATCTACGCCGGCATCCTGAAACCAGCGAAGCTCGCCGGCTCGCGGTTTCTCGATCAGCTACGCTCGCCTGGGGGGTTGTGCTATTTCTCCTGGCACTGCTCTCTCGCCGGGGTGGACGTGTGCTGGAAGTCGGCCTCTCCATCGCTTCTGTCGCATATGGCGCAATGCTGGGAATTTTCCTGCTCGGGCTGCTAACGCGGCGTGCCAATGAGCGCGGCGCCATGCTGGGAATGGTTTGCGGATTCGCCGTTGAAGTCTGGGTCTGGCAATTCACCCACGTTCCCTGGACCTGGTACGTGGTGATTGGTACCGCGGTAACCTTCGCCATCGGGTATATTGCCAGCATCGTTTCGCCAGCTCCCAGAGTCGATAACCATGCCACCAGCTGCTTCTAA
- a CDS encoding DUF1015 domain-containing protein, whose protein sequence is MAIIAPFRALRYDPARVPLPDVVTQPYDKITTQMQEAYYKANPFNLVRIILGRTDPGDNEQDNVYSRAAAAFKQWRKEGIFLQDPQPSIYAYTQRFTVTGSAGAREYERRGFIALGKIEDYDAGVVFRHEQTLAKPKADRLQLLRATRAHFGQIFMLYRDSTRGIETLLNSDAPPDVDIRDEYGVLHRVWRISAPSTLESLRTKMADKKLIIADGHHRYETALTYRNERRAEAASTPGNAIHPNDFVMMTFVNMESEGVVILPTHRVVHSLASFNAEEFFQRASRYFDLEDVSVELSPKRATSLLSEAGMKGTAFLAVTARKVFLLRARPGAAASLLNAFSTLQQQLDVVQLHKVLLENVLGISEEAIRNQQNISYLREAADAMRGVHDGANIAFLMNPARMEQVRDVAFAGQVLPQKSTDFYPKLLSGLTVYALD, encoded by the coding sequence ATGGCTATCATTGCTCCTTTTCGTGCCCTGCGCTATGACCCTGCCCGCGTTCCGCTCCCCGATGTAGTTACCCAGCCCTACGACAAGATCACTACCCAAATGCAAGAGGCGTATTACAAGGCCAATCCCTTCAATCTTGTGCGCATTATTCTGGGACGAACCGACCCAGGCGATAACGAACAAGACAATGTTTACAGCCGGGCCGCCGCAGCTTTTAAACAATGGCGCAAGGAAGGCATATTCCTCCAGGACCCTCAGCCCTCCATTTATGCCTATACGCAGCGCTTCACCGTGACCGGATCCGCAGGCGCCAGGGAATATGAGCGCCGGGGCTTCATCGCGCTGGGGAAGATCGAGGATTATGACGCAGGGGTCGTCTTCCGGCACGAACAGACCCTCGCCAAGCCCAAAGCCGACCGACTGCAACTCCTACGCGCCACTCGCGCCCATTTTGGGCAAATCTTTATGCTTTACAGGGATTCGACACGAGGAATCGAGACCCTGCTGAACAGCGATGCACCGCCGGATGTCGATATCCGGGACGAGTACGGGGTGCTTCACCGTGTCTGGCGCATATCTGCGCCCAGCACTCTCGAGTCGCTCCGCACCAAAATGGCTGACAAGAAGCTGATCATTGCCGATGGTCACCACCGTTATGAGACCGCACTGACGTACCGTAACGAGCGGCGGGCGGAAGCCGCGAGCACTCCCGGAAATGCTATCCATCCGAATGACTTTGTGATGATGACGTTCGTGAACATGGAGAGCGAAGGTGTGGTGATCCTGCCTACCCATAGAGTGGTACACAGCCTGGCCTCATTCAACGCGGAGGAATTTTTCCAGCGCGCGAGCCGATATTTTGATCTCGAGGACGTGTCTGTAGAGCTCTCACCGAAGCGGGCCACCTCTTTGTTGAGCGAAGCAGGAATGAAGGGCACGGCATTTTTGGCAGTGACAGCCCGGAAAGTGTTTCTTTTGCGGGCGCGGCCCGGAGCCGCCGCTTCCCTTCTCAATGCGTTCTCTACTCTGCAGCAACAACTCGATGTGGTGCAATTGCACAAAGTGTTACTGGAGAATGTGCTTGGCATTTCGGAAGAAGCCATTCGCAACCAGCAAAATATTTCCTACTTGCGGGAGGCAGCTGACGCCATGCGGGGAGTGCATGACGGGGCGAATATTGCTTTCCTGATGAATCCAGCAAGAATGGAGCAGGTACGTGATGTTGCTTTCGCGGGGCAAGTCTTGCCACAAAAATCCACCGATTTCTATCCCAAGCTTCTCAGCGGACTCACCGTGTATGCGCTCGATTAA
- a CDS encoding BadF/BadG/BcrA/BcrD ATPase family protein, which produces MAIFVGIDGGGTKTTCLVGDEERVLAAASSVGSNPIRVGEEQSRKALQAVVRNACAAAKVDLASVSRTCIGLAGGARPEVAGRVGSIVAEYLAGEIVVVGDMVIALEAAFEGKPGVIVVAGTGSIAYGRNQRGQTARAGGWGYVISDEGSGHWIGREAISAAMRAHDTGESALLVSSIMNSWHLGTRDDVVRTANAIPPPDFSSLFPPVLAAAASGDPLARTVLTRAGSELAELAKIVIGRLWQLDQSFGVAMAGGVFQNAPIVRQVFANSLHSEYPRAVLNPTVVHPEHGALFLARQARRESTSTAS; this is translated from the coding sequence GTGGCAATCTTCGTCGGCATTGATGGTGGCGGCACCAAGACCACGTGTCTGGTGGGAGACGAGGAAAGAGTATTGGCCGCCGCTAGTTCCGTGGGCAGCAACCCAATTCGTGTGGGCGAGGAGCAGTCTCGTAAGGCGCTTCAGGCGGTAGTGCGTAACGCCTGTGCCGCAGCCAAGGTTGACCTCGCAAGCGTGTCGCGCACTTGCATTGGGTTGGCCGGAGGAGCGCGTCCGGAAGTAGCTGGCCGGGTAGGCTCTATCGTTGCCGAATATCTCGCAGGAGAGATCGTGGTAGTAGGAGACATGGTAATCGCGTTGGAGGCCGCTTTCGAGGGTAAGCCCGGAGTGATCGTGGTGGCTGGTACGGGCTCGATCGCTTACGGCCGGAACCAGCGTGGACAAACCGCGCGCGCCGGCGGCTGGGGTTACGTCATCTCCGATGAAGGCTCAGGACACTGGATTGGTCGTGAAGCAATTTCCGCCGCCATGCGTGCGCACGATACTGGGGAGAGCGCGCTACTGGTCAGCAGCATCATGAACTCCTGGCACCTGGGGACGCGCGACGACGTCGTGCGCACCGCTAATGCCATTCCTCCGCCAGATTTTTCCAGTCTGTTTCCACCCGTCCTGGCGGCCGCCGCGAGTGGTGACCCGCTGGCGCGCACGGTGCTGACCCGTGCGGGCAGTGAACTGGCGGAGTTGGCAAAAATCGTGATCGGGCGGCTTTGGCAGCTTGATCAAAGCTTTGGCGTCGCCATGGCGGGCGGAGTGTTCCAGAATGCTCCAATCGTTCGGCAGGTATTTGCGAACAGTTTACATTCCGAATATCCCCGGGCGGTCCTGAACCCCACCGTCGTACATCCGGAGCATGGGGCGTTGTTCTTGGCCCGGCAAGCCAGGCGTGAGAGTACCAGCACAGCATCGTGA
- a CDS encoding GerMN domain-containing protein, giving the protein MIPRHLKITAGLLLVALLITGIYLRTLKHHAAQIAPSSAEIQRPVPPPIAGPTEHVTLFVPDDQQGVLRREDKALPLPTDPAPRVRELLRALIARMDEKDSPHSLPLGSDVNEVYVINGNLAVVDMNTALADGHRSGVLAEELTVLSLVQTLSANAPAITRVKILVNGKERETLAGHAGLADFFDVAAVARLADQMQASK; this is encoded by the coding sequence ATGATTCCCCGCCATCTGAAGATTACGGCCGGACTTTTGCTAGTTGCCCTACTCATCACGGGCATTTACCTGCGAACCCTGAAGCACCATGCGGCGCAGATCGCCCCGTCGTCAGCTGAAATCCAACGTCCAGTGCCCCCGCCGATCGCCGGACCCACAGAGCACGTGACTTTATTTGTTCCCGATGATCAACAGGGCGTGCTCCGCCGTGAAGACAAAGCTTTGCCCTTGCCAACAGATCCGGCGCCCCGAGTTCGCGAACTGCTGCGGGCGCTCATTGCCAGGATGGATGAAAAGGACTCTCCCCATAGTTTGCCACTCGGCAGCGACGTGAATGAAGTTTACGTTATCAATGGAAATCTGGCGGTTGTGGATATGAACACCGCGCTGGCTGACGGGCACCGCTCCGGAGTGCTGGCTGAGGAATTGACCGTGCTCTCCCTGGTACAAACCTTGTCCGCTAATGCTCCCGCGATCACACGCGTGAAGATACTAGTGAATGGAAAAGAGCGAGAAACCCTCGCAGGCCATGCAGGCCTCGCCGACTTCTTCGATGTGGCGGCGGTCGCTCGGCTGGCCGACCAGATGCAAGCAAGCAAGTAA
- a CDS encoding VWA domain-containing protein: MRHRNNRFLAFIALFLALGTWVSAQNAPNTAPPPPSGPPAPPPRSTPPAGSQVGSGQQGQPEGENNGVYVFKARVEEVVLHATVYDSKGRMVTNLDRAAFQVFEDGVPQNITSFHREDVPVAVGIVIDNSGSMRDKRPAVNQAAVNFVRASNPQDEAFIVNFNDEYYLDQDFTNKVPQLQEALQKIDSRGGTALYDAIVASADHLKKNARLDKKVILVVTDGEDNASRESLEQAVRRLQAENGPTVYTIGLLGTEKQRRARRALATIAEDTGGVSFFPKDLSEVDAITQEVAHDIRNQYTIGYKPIRPQSQGGYRSVRVEAKAKGFNKLQVRTRTGYYAGTARAAN; this comes from the coding sequence ATGCGCCATCGGAATAATCGTTTCCTTGCCTTTATTGCTCTGTTTTTAGCGTTGGGTACCTGGGTTAGCGCGCAAAATGCGCCCAACACCGCGCCACCGCCTCCTTCGGGTCCACCAGCGCCACCTCCTCGCAGCACGCCTCCGGCAGGCAGCCAGGTCGGGTCAGGCCAACAAGGCCAACCGGAGGGTGAGAACAACGGGGTTTATGTATTTAAGGCGCGAGTGGAAGAGGTGGTTTTACATGCGACCGTCTACGACTCTAAAGGCCGCATGGTGACCAATTTAGACAGGGCTGCGTTCCAGGTTTTCGAGGATGGCGTGCCGCAGAACATCACCTCGTTCCATCGCGAGGACGTTCCGGTTGCGGTCGGAATCGTAATTGATAATTCCGGTTCCATGCGCGATAAGCGGCCGGCAGTCAACCAGGCTGCCGTCAATTTCGTGCGCGCCAGCAACCCGCAAGACGAGGCTTTTATCGTTAATTTCAACGACGAGTACTATCTGGATCAGGACTTCACGAACAAGGTCCCCCAGCTCCAGGAAGCACTGCAGAAGATTGATTCCCGCGGTGGTACCGCGTTGTATGACGCTATAGTCGCCTCTGCCGATCACCTGAAGAAAAATGCTCGTTTGGACAAGAAAGTCATACTGGTGGTCACCGACGGAGAAGACAATGCCAGCCGCGAATCGCTGGAGCAGGCAGTCCGGCGCTTGCAGGCGGAAAACGGCCCGACCGTCTACACCATTGGCTTGCTTGGCACTGAAAAACAGCGCCGAGCTCGCCGCGCGCTAGCCACAATCGCTGAAGATACCGGCGGCGTGTCATTCTTCCCTAAAGATTTGAGCGAGGTGGACGCCATTACCCAGGAAGTGGCGCACGACATCCGCAACCAATACACCATCGGCTACAAACCCATTCGCCCCCAGAGTCAGGGTGGATACCGCTCCGTCCGTGTGGAGGCGAAGGCCAAAGGCTTTAACAAACTTCAAGTGCGAACCCGAACCGGGTACTACGCGGGGACGGCCCGCGCGGCCAACTAG
- the cysK gene encoding cysteine synthase A, with translation MKTLETSRPRVADDITQLVGETPMLRLRRLVPNDAAEVCAKLEYLNPGGSIKDRAAIGIIKRAEEEGRLAKGSTIIEATAGNTGIGLALIGVNRGYKVVFFVPERFSEEKVMLMRALGAEVHRTPDSEGMEGAIRRAREFGARTPKSFLALQFENPANPEYHYQTTAHEIYEQMEGRIDAIVIGAGTGGTFSGVARFFKQKLPRVLAIAVEAQGSVLGGGKPGEKHKVEGIGASFMPKTFDSSLADEVIMVRDPQAFEMVRLLAREEGVLSGSSGGANVHAALQVAQRLGAGKRIVTVIPDSAERYMSKRIFEEGGQ, from the coding sequence ATGAAAACTCTTGAAACCAGTCGCCCGCGAGTTGCTGACGATATCACGCAGCTTGTTGGGGAAACTCCTATGCTTCGCCTGCGCCGCTTGGTTCCCAATGACGCGGCAGAGGTTTGCGCCAAGCTGGAATACCTGAATCCCGGCGGCAGCATAAAAGATCGAGCGGCGATTGGAATCATTAAGCGGGCGGAAGAAGAAGGCCGGCTGGCAAAGGGAAGTACCATCATCGAGGCTACCGCTGGGAATACTGGAATCGGCCTGGCACTGATTGGGGTGAACCGCGGATACAAGGTAGTTTTCTTTGTCCCGGAGAGGTTCTCAGAAGAAAAAGTCATGCTGATGCGTGCCCTCGGCGCTGAGGTCCATCGGACCCCGGATTCCGAGGGCATGGAAGGCGCCATCCGGCGGGCCCGTGAATTTGGGGCGCGTACTCCCAAGTCTTTCCTGGCATTGCAATTCGAGAATCCCGCCAATCCTGAATACCATTACCAAACCACCGCGCACGAAATATATGAGCAGATGGAAGGCCGGATTGATGCCATCGTCATAGGCGCCGGAACCGGCGGAACTTTCAGTGGCGTAGCGCGTTTCTTTAAGCAGAAGCTGCCCCGTGTGCTGGCCATTGCCGTGGAAGCGCAAGGATCGGTACTCGGCGGGGGCAAGCCCGGAGAGAAGCACAAGGTGGAGGGCATCGGAGCGAGCTTTATGCCCAAGACATTCGACTCAAGCCTGGCGGACGAAGTCATTATGGTGCGAGATCCGCAAGCATTTGAAATGGTCAGACTGTTGGCGCGGGAAGAAGGCGTGCTCTCTGGTTCGAGTGGCGGCGCCAATGTTCACGCCGCCTTGCAGGTGGCGCAGCGGCTGGGTGCGGGTAAACGCATTGTGACCGTAATCCCCGACTCCGCCGAGCGTTACATGTCCAAGAGGATTTTTGAAGAAGGCGGTCAATGA
- a CDS encoding Gfo/Idh/MocA family oxidoreductase, whose protein sequence is MLKTALLYGLFVAALCHLALAAGQIPPAGGKTRLAIVGLDHDHVWDILKNIASEPDAVLIAIADAHPELVEKAKSQVPASVKFYSDYIKMIDEAKPEAVIVTTENDKHAAILRECAKRHIHYSTEKPMATNAADAREMERLAKQANIKLMVNYWNAWVAPSHEISRRVHEDQLGAVRKIVVQYGHQGPKEIGVSKEFADWLYDPVKNGGGAVIDFGCYGAEWALWLKGRPTRVYATAKKLKIEQHNQVDDEATIVLDYPDATAILQASWNWPYDLGQVQVFGPKGSLLARARDLFYRPAAEDNNDDAPDGRPVTLAALPHENSNPIAYFVDHIRNNKAIEDPVSPWLNVQVMEILDAARESIRTGRAQELPSAAKNNYQRFIPQEKPQ, encoded by the coding sequence ATGCTCAAAACTGCCCTGCTCTACGGGTTGTTCGTCGCTGCCCTTTGCCACTTAGCGCTGGCCGCCGGCCAGATCCCTCCGGCAGGGGGTAAAACTCGCCTGGCGATCGTGGGGCTGGATCATGATCACGTCTGGGACATTCTGAAGAACATTGCAAGCGAACCCGATGCCGTACTGATCGCGATTGCCGACGCCCACCCGGAGCTAGTGGAAAAAGCCAAATCACAGGTTCCGGCCAGCGTGAAGTTCTATTCCGATTACATCAAGATGATTGACGAGGCAAAGCCTGAAGCTGTGATTGTTACCACAGAAAACGACAAGCACGCCGCAATCCTGCGCGAATGTGCCAAACGCCACATCCATTACTCCACCGAAAAACCCATGGCAACCAATGCTGCCGATGCCCGTGAAATGGAGCGGCTGGCAAAACAGGCCAACATTAAGCTGATGGTGAATTACTGGAATGCCTGGGTTGCGCCAAGTCACGAGATTTCACGTCGCGTCCACGAAGACCAGCTCGGCGCGGTACGGAAAATTGTGGTGCAGTACGGGCATCAGGGACCAAAAGAAATTGGGGTCTCAAAAGAATTTGCCGACTGGCTCTATGACCCGGTCAAAAATGGTGGCGGAGCAGTAATAGACTTCGGCTGCTATGGCGCAGAATGGGCCTTGTGGCTGAAGGGCCGTCCGACGCGGGTTTATGCCACCGCAAAAAAGCTCAAGATCGAGCAGCATAATCAGGTGGATGACGAGGCCACGATCGTGCTCGATTATCCGGACGCGACCGCAATCCTACAAGCATCATGGAATTGGCCCTACGATCTTGGACAGGTACAGGTATTTGGTCCCAAGGGCAGCCTACTGGCGCGAGCGCGCGATCTTTTCTACCGCCCTGCCGCCGAGGACAACAATGATGATGCTCCTGATGGTCGTCCAGTCACGCTCGCCGCTCTTCCTCATGAGAACAGCAATCCAATCGCCTATTTTGTAGACCATATTCGCAACAACAAAGCGATCGAAGATCCGGTCTCGCCCTGGCTGAATGTGCAGGTAATGGAAATACTGGACGCAGCGCGAGAATCAATTCGAACCGGACGCGCACAAGAACTGCCTTCTGCCGCAAAGAACAACTACCAGAGGTTCATTCCTCAGGAGAAACCTCAATAG
- a CDS encoding N-acetylmuramoyl-L-alanine amidase has product MRSIKLAPVSYVWLLMFLSLAPVAQQQRLSIYTGQSSFSLNLTQRDGKDYVGLQEALAPLGSVSSNLDGRKWRLRFNGVDGEFEDGSTRAKIRGHGLDLTAAFHLDSGRGIIPISSLPNLLPRLLDQNVQLHESGHRLFIGNAATRFAAQLIRGPNEQLVLSFSSAVNPTISTEPGALRMVFQRDPVVQTGPNTLALGGKTIPSLSFFENNGAAQISIPSNQALMARFSSDRKTITIATVASTPAALAPPAQGSAAPAIPTQISPTQGGQVTPAQPTAPAQPAAVVIDPSHGGSERGAALTETLAEKDVTLSIARLLQRNLRSRGISTTLLRDSDVDLTLEQRAVMANSSRAQIYVAIHAGTLGTGVRIYSALLPPSAVQRGRFLPWEAGQSPFLGASQNIAAAIATEIGKAKVTARFLSAPLPPLNSLALPAVGVEVAPPGADVGALNTGAYQEQVAAAVATGVAAAHSVLTQPPTQSTQAVP; this is encoded by the coding sequence ATGCGCTCGATTAAGCTGGCGCCGGTTAGCTACGTTTGGTTGTTAATGTTCTTGTCCCTTGCTCCTGTCGCTCAGCAGCAACGGCTTTCAATTTATACAGGTCAAAGCAGCTTCTCCCTCAACCTGACTCAGCGCGACGGCAAAGACTACGTGGGCTTGCAGGAGGCCCTGGCGCCACTCGGGAGCGTTAGCTCAAACCTTGACGGCCGAAAGTGGCGGTTGCGCTTCAATGGCGTTGACGGAGAGTTTGAGGACGGTAGTACTCGCGCCAAAATCCGTGGACACGGTCTCGACCTTACCGCAGCATTCCATCTGGATTCGGGGCGCGGGATCATTCCAATCTCCTCTTTGCCGAACCTGCTACCGCGCTTGCTCGACCAAAATGTTCAGCTGCATGAATCCGGACACCGCCTGTTCATCGGCAACGCGGCTACACGATTCGCGGCCCAACTGATAAGAGGCCCGAACGAACAGCTAGTGCTCAGTTTTTCTTCAGCGGTGAATCCGACCATCTCCACTGAGCCCGGCGCACTGCGCATGGTGTTCCAGCGTGACCCTGTCGTTCAAACTGGTCCGAACACTCTCGCCTTGGGCGGGAAGACGATTCCGTCCCTCAGCTTTTTTGAAAACAACGGAGCGGCCCAGATCAGCATTCCCAGCAATCAGGCGCTTATGGCCCGCTTTAGCTCCGACCGGAAGACCATCACCATAGCCACAGTGGCCTCTACACCTGCGGCTTTGGCTCCGCCGGCACAAGGATCCGCGGCACCTGCCATTCCTACACAGATTTCGCCGACGCAGGGCGGACAAGTAACACCTGCACAACCAACAGCGCCAGCTCAGCCTGCGGCGGTGGTCATTGACCCGAGCCACGGAGGCTCAGAAAGAGGAGCAGCGTTGACGGAGACTCTGGCTGAGAAGGACGTCACCTTGAGCATCGCTCGCCTTTTGCAGCGCAATTTGCGATCTCGAGGGATCAGTACCACGTTGCTACGTGATTCCGACGTGGATTTGACTCTGGAGCAGCGCGCGGTAATGGCCAACAGTTCACGAGCCCAAATCTATGTTGCCATCCACGCCGGGACTTTGGGGACGGGCGTACGCATTTACAGCGCTCTGCTGCCTCCCAGCGCAGTCCAGCGCGGTCGGTTCTTGCCTTGGGAAGCGGGCCAGTCTCCCTTTCTGGGTGCCAGCCAAAACATAGCGGCGGCCATAGCTACGGAGATAGGGAAAGCCAAGGTGACTGCGCGATTTCTCTCCGCGCCCCTGCCGCCCCTCAATAGTTTGGCATTGCCCGCCGTGGGAGTTGAGGTCGCGCCTCCAGGCGCAGACGTGGGCGCGCTCAACACCGGTGCATATCAAGAGCAGGTCGCCGCCGCGGTAGCCACCGGAGTGGCCGCAGCGCACTCCGTTCTAACCCAACCCCCCACGCAATCTACGCAGGCCGTCCCATGA